In Huiozyma naganishii CBS 8797 chromosome 5, complete genome, the genomic window CGAAGGTAGCCAATTGCTTGGCAACGTCGGACTCGGCGGCGGCACCGTTGGCAGCAAGAaccttcttgttgaaagaTCTCTTCTTGGCGTAGTACTCGGCAGATCTGAcctttctcttctcttccaaTTTGGCAACAACATCCTCGTACTTCCACCCGACGGAGGAGGACAATTTGCTCAAAGTGGTGTACTTTCTACCTGGCTTCAATCTCAAGATTCTCAAGGCGTTTGGAACAACGactctcttcttcttgtcgtATGGAGGTGGGATACCTTCGAAAACCTTTAATCTTTCCAAAGCGGCTTTACCACGGGCAGTCTTGTGCGAGATCATACCACGGACAGCCTTGTAGAAGATTCTGGATGGGGCTCTGAAATGGAATGGACCTCTGgtcttgttgaaaacggTGGACTTCCTCAAGTAGTCATGGTACTTTAACTTGTTTCTGAAGAACTCACCAGAGATGTTCAAAGCCTCGGCTCTGACAACGACAATCTTTTGACCTTCCAGCAATTGCTTGGCAACAATGGAGGCTAAACGACCGACCAAATGGCCCTTACcgtcaacgacaacaactGGTTCAAACGTAGACATCGCGTACTGTACTGTCTATCTGTCTTGTTGCTGGAGTTGAAAGACCACCTTAACTATCACTGCACTCTTGCACACCCTCTCCGCATCGCTACTGCCTTTGCTCCTCCAGCAATTGCGGGACCCGCGGGAATCCTGCTGTTCCTCGATCacgattttttttttgcgtcATCTGAAAGAAAAGCGCAtaatttcctctttgggaaaaaaagtaaaaattGTTGGGGTGTCCGGATGTAGTGCAGTGGGTGTACGGATGTGCAGTCACATTTGTTCCGATCTTTCCGCGTAGTAGTTCCCGATGAACTCATCGAGGGACTCAGCAGCGGTCTTGCGTCGCTTCAGTGGCTGCTGTTCACGGTTCCGGGGGAACACGAGCACCGTGGTGAACTGCGGGCTGCTTGCCCACCGCAGCTCCAGTAGAACCTCGTTCAGCACGTCGTAGCAAGTTTGGCTGTCTCGGTACTGCGCGTTAGCAAACATCGTATCGATGGAATTGATCATGACTAAAGTAGACTGGTCGCTGGCGCGCGTTATCTTTAGTACACTTTGCAAAAGCTCACGTAACTCAAGACACGCAATGATCTTGATGTGGTCGTACACCGCGCGGTGGGAGTTTAGGGGCGCGCGCTCTTGGAACTGCTGCAACGGGAACGAGTCCGTCACGTCAATATAGTACAATTCTCTGTTCGTGTCGgacagaagaaactgcGAGATCCTCGCAGCAAGCGTGTCACGGGTTGGGCCTCTCCATACCGTTAGTGGGGTACTCTCCAATGGCGGGTCCATACCGTCTCTCGCGGGAGATGCTATCACTTCGAATAAACTATTTTCGATATTATTGTTATCGTTTTGTGTTTCACCAATACGGTGTAATACATAAGATTGTCTGTAGATATGTGGGCTAGCCGGCTCACTTTTGGTACGTCTCCGGTGGGTCTTGTCCTGGTAACTCGTTGTGCGTAGACATGTAAAGTTGCAATTCCTTCAACACGGCAGTAAGATTCTTACTGACCCGCAGTGTCTTCCCGCGGTACCAGTAGACCAGGAACTCGTCCGTTAGTGTCTTGCTGATGCGCCAGTCCATGCCCTTTGACTTCGGGTTCCCCCCTCGCTCCATTTTCTCAAACGATGGGTTCACCGAAAGGTTATGCCTCACGGAGTTCTTCCAATTGGTCAACGACATCTTGTAGTACGGGTTCGATGCCGAAATAAACTCATAGATTTCCGAAAGGGAGAGACACCCGCGCGGGTTCGATAGAATAGCCTGTGCAATCATCGTCGAATATGGGACAGACGGTTTCTTTGCCCTCGTCGCTAGCATCTGCTCTACACGGGCGGTCTGCCCGACACTCTTCGCATCTTTCACCACCACTTTGCTCGCCGTCGGTGACTGTTCTGCGTTCAGTTTCACCGCGTTTTGCGCTAGGGGCGACCCGGGAAGCACAGTCTTCCCTGCTGGTGAGCTGGCTAATTTAACTTGCCCATCTTCCCGTGGCGGGGACGTTTGCAACAGGGGGATCGATGGTACCTTTGTGACGGAGGACGGCGTTGCTCTAAGATCCGAGTAAAAATCCGCGGTCTCAGCTTTGATCGTGGATATACCCAAATTTTTGCGGTCTTC contains:
- the CSM2 gene encoding Csm2p (similar to Saccharomyces cerevisiae CSM2 (YIL132C); ancestral locus Anc_2.229); the encoded protein is MDPPLESTPLTVWRGPTRDTLAARISQFLLSDTNRELYYIDVTDSFPLQQFQERAPLNSHRAVYDHIKIIACLELRELLQSVLKITRASDQSTLVMINSIDTMFANAQYRDSQTCYDVLNEVLLELRWASSPQFTTVLVFPRNREQQPLKRRKTAAESLDEFIGNYYAERSEQM
- the KNAG0E01730 gene encoding 60S ribosomal protein uL13 (similar to Saccharomyces cerevisiae RPL16A (YIL133C) and RPL16B (YNL069C); ancestral locus Anc_2.228); translation: MSTFEPVVVVDGKGHLVGRLASIVAKQLLEGQKIVVVRAEALNISGEFFRNKLKYHDYLRKSTVFNKTRGPFHFRAPSRIFYKAVRGMISHKTARGKAALERLKVFEGIPPPYDKKKRVVVPNALRILRLKPGRKYTTLSKLSSSVGWKYEDVVAKLEEKRKVRSAEYYAKKRSFNKKVLAANGAAAESDVAKQLATFGY